A single region of the Vicia villosa cultivar HV-30 ecotype Madison, WI linkage group LG4, Vvil1.0, whole genome shotgun sequence genome encodes:
- the LOC131595681 gene encoding flavonol synthase/flavanone 3-hydroxylase-like has product MVEIDPDFIQAPEHRPKLNVIEAENIPVIDLSPILDDNTEKDPLVFDELVRKIGSACKEWGFFQVINHGAPIESREKIISVGKKFFAQKLEEKKKVRRDIVNVMGYYESELTKNVRDWKEVFDYTFQEPTLIPASIDPDDKEITHWNNQWPEYPPEMRETFQEYAQHMKKLSIKIMELIALSLGLPRERFNDFFKDETSWIRLNYYPPCPNPDIVLGCGGHKDTGALTVLAEDEVSGLEVRVKSDGDWVLVKPLPNAYIINVGDLVQVWTNDAYESIEHRVMLNTEKARLSYPFFLFPSHYTIVEPLKELISEENPPKYRPYNWGKFLAARKRGNFMKQDVVNIHTGQFKITY; this is encoded by the exons ATGGTAGAGATTGATCCAGATTTCATTCAAGCACCAGAACACAGACCAAAGCTTAATGTCATAGAAGCTGAAAACATTCCAGTAATAGACCTATCACCTATACTAGACGATAATACTGAGAAAGACCCTTTGGTTTTTGATGAGCTTGTGAGGAAAATAGGAAGTGCATGCAAGGAATGGGGATTTTTCCAAGTGATCAATCATGGAGCTCCTATTGAAAGTAGGGAGAAAATTATATCTGTTGGGAAGAAATTCTTTGCTCAAAAActggaggagaagaagaaagttAGAAGAGATATTGTGAATGTTATGGGATATTATGAATCTGAGCTTACTAAGAATGTTAGAGACTGGAAAGAAGTGTTTGATTATACTTTTCAGGAACCTACTTTGATTCCAGCTTCAATTGATCCTGATGATAAAGAAATTACTCATTGGAATAATCAGTGGCCAGAGTATCCACCAGAGATGAG AGAGACATTCCAAGAATATGCTCAACACATGAAGAAACTATCAATCAAGATAATGGAACTTATCGCTCTGAGCTTAGGATTGCCCCGAGAAAGATTTAACGATTTCTTCAAAGATGAGACAAGTTGGATAAGACTCAACTACTATCCACCTTGTCCTAATCCTGACATTGTTCTAGGATGTGGTGGCCACAAAGATACTGGTGCTTTAACTGTCCTTGCTGAAGATGAAGTTAGCGGACTTGAAGTCAGGGTAAAATCCGATGGTGATTGGGTTCTCGTTAAGCCTTTGCCTAATGCTTATATTATCAATGTTGGAGACTTAGTTCAG GTTTGGACCAATGATGCATACGAGAGTATTGAACACAGAGTGATGTTGAACACTGAGAAAGCGAGGCTTTCATATCCATTCTTTCTGTTTCCATCACACTACACCATTGTGGAGCCTTTGAAAGAGCTCATAAGTGAGGAAAACCCTCCAAAATATAGACCTTACAATTGGGGAAAGTTTTTAGCTGCTAGAAAGCGTGGCAATTTCATGAAACAGGATGTTGTGAACATCCATACTGGTCAATTCAAGATTACTTATTAG
- the LOC131595680 gene encoding probable N-acetyl-gamma-glutamyl-phosphate reductase, chloroplastic translates to MSATAFSSIFFNRAHSSNKDLIKQQNVKLRSKCSIKCGIATSQKNLRVGVLGASGYTGSEILRLLANHPHFGVALMTADRKAGQTISSVFPHLGTQNLPDLIAIKDADFSDVDAVFCCLPHGTTQEIIKGLPKHLKIVDLSADFRLRDVSEYEEWYGQPHRAPDLQKEAIYGLTEILREEIKNARLVANPGCYPTSIQLPLVPLIKANLIQTSNIIVDAKSGVSGAGRSAKENLLFTEVTEGMNSYGVTRHRHAPEIEQGLADAAGSKVTISFTPHLIPMSRGMQSTIYVEMAPGVKTEDLYQHLKQSYQDEEFVVLLENGVIPRTHSVKGSNYCLINVFPDRIPGRAIIISVIDNVVKGASGQALQNLNLIMGFPENLGLNYLPLFP, encoded by the exons ATGAGTGCCACTGCTTTCAGCTCCATTTTCTTTAACAGAGCTCACTCTTCCAACAAG GATTTGATAAAGCAACAGAATGTGAAGTTGCGTAGTAAGTGTTCGATCAAATGTGGTATAGCAACTTCTCAAAAGAATCTGCGTGTTGGTGTTCTTGGAGCAAGTGGCTACACTGGTTCTGAG ATTCTTCGGCTTTTGGCAAATCATCCACACTTTGGGGTTGCACTGATGACCGCTGATAGGAAAGCTGGACAGACAATCTCATCTGTATTCCCTCATCTGGGCACACAA AACTTGCCAGATTTGATTGCAATAAAGGATGCAGATTTTTCTGATGTAGATGCTGTATTCTGTTGTTTACCTCATGGAACTACGCAG gAAATAATTAAAGGCCTTCCGAAGCACTTGAAGATTGTTGATCTTTCTGCA GATTTTCGTCTAAGAGATGTATCTGAGTATGAAGAGTGGTATGGTCAGCCACACAGGGCACCAGATTTGCAG AAAGAAGCTATCTATGGATTAACAGAAATTTTAAGGGAGGAAATAAAGAATGCACGCCTAGTTGCTAATCCTGGTTGTTATCCAACTTCCATTCAACTTCCTCTTGTTCCACTGATAAAG gctaATCTTATTCAGACTAGTAATATTATTGTTGATGCTAAGTCAGGTGTTAGTGGAGCAG GGCGAAGCGCGAAAGAAAATTTATTGTTTACTGAAGTAACCGAGGGAATGAACTCTTATGGTGTTACTCGGCATCGCCATG CTCCAGAAATCGAACAGGGACTCGCAGATGCTGCCGGTTCAAAAGTAACCATTAGTTTTACCCCACACCTGATACCAATG aGCCGTGGTATGCAATCAACTATTTATGTGGAAATGGCTCCAGGAGTAAAAACTGAGGACTTGTACCAACACCTGAAACAATCATATCAG GATGAAGAATTTGTTGTACTGTTGGAAAACGGTGTCATTCCTCGAACTCATAGTGTTAAAGGATCAAATTATTGTTTAATCAATGTTTTCCCCGACAGAATTCCTGGAAGAGCAATCATTATATCTGTG ATTGATAACGTAGTGAAGGGAGCTTCTGGTCAAGCCTTACAAAATCTTAACTTGATAATGGGATTTCCAGAAAATTTGGGGCTCAATTACCTGCCTCTGTTTCCTTAA
- the LOC131598173 gene encoding uncharacterized mitochondrial protein AtMg00810-like — MVSEPGFLAAKPSAIPFDPTLKLSPTDGDPLPDPTSYRRLLGRLIYLTNTRPDNSFVVQHLSQFLSKPLVPHFQAATKVLRFLKSSPAKGILFSASSHLKLYAFADSDWARCPLTSKSITGYCVVLGESLICWKSKKQHTVSRSSTEAEYRALSFSVFHSFPSRFVLHFFPS, encoded by the coding sequence atggtatcagagcctggtttctTAGCAGCTAAGCCTTCTGCCATTCCTTTTGATCCCACCCTTAAACTTTCTCCAACTGATGGAGATCCATTGCCTGATCCTACTTCTTATAGAAGACTACTTGGGAGGCTCATATATTTGACCAACACAAGGCCTGACAACTCCTTTGTTGTGCAACATTTGAGCCAATTCTTGTCTAAGCCTCTTGTTCCACATTTTCAGGCAGCCACAAAGGTTCTGAGATTTCTGAAATCTTCCCCAGCCAAAGGCATTCTTTTCTCAGCTTCTAGCCACCTAAAGCTATATGCATTTGCTGATTCCGACTGGGCCCGATGCCCCCTTACAAGTAAATCCATAACTGGCTACTGTGTTGTTCTTGGGGAATCATTGATATGCTGGAAATCCAAGAAGCAACATACTGTGTCCCGCTCCTCCACTGAGGCTGAATATAGAGCTTTATCTTTCTCTGTTTTTCATTCCTTTCCTTCACGATTCGTTCTTCATTTTTTTCCATCGTGA
- the LOC131598172 gene encoding protein FAR1-RELATED SEQUENCE 5-like: protein MVYPNNISRKLVHSVDVSPNVEGVVVKTVDVGGDFNNKQKFDDRESMLTWIRRNATDLGFGGVIERSDNGMARKNAFVTMLCERSRKYHPPLRKFKRDDTCTRKCECPFKIRDYMVASKKWRFSVICGLHNHDMCGKLQGHPSVCRLKPEEKTCINDMSLNLVQPKNILATLKQKEPDNVSNIRQVYNIKYRNNKVIRGDRSEMQQLLKMLDDNKYVSRYRTCDNGVTVQDIFWTHPDSIKLFNTFLTVLLLNSTYKTNNYRLLLFEMVGVTSIDKTYVVGFASLECEKEDNFRWALELCRSLLKE from the coding sequence ATGGTGTACCCTAATAATATCTCAAGAAAATTAGTTCATTCAGTTGATGTTTCTCCGAATGTTGAAGGGGTAGTCGTAAAGACGGTAGATGTCGGCGGTGACTTTAATAATAAGCAAAagtttgatgatcgtgaaagcatgctcacatggattcgtaggaatgcAACTGACCTTGGTTTTGGTGGGGTAATAGAAAGATCAGATAATGGTATGGCAAGAAAAAATGCTTTCGTAACAATGTTGTGTGAAAGAAGCAGGAAATACCATCCTCCTCTAAGGAAGTTTAAAAGAGATGACACATGTACTAGAAAATgtgagtgtccatttaaaattcGTGATTACATGGTGGCTAGCAAGAAGTGGAgatttagtgttatttgtggtttACATAACCATGACATGTGCGGAAAATTACAAGGACATCCTAGTGTATGTCGGCTCAAACCGGAAGAAAAGACATGTATTAATGACATGTCTTTGAATCTTGTCCAACcaaaaaatatacttgccacattgaaacAGAAGGAACCCGATAAcgtatcaaatataaggcaagtgtataacatCAAGTACCGCAATAATAAGGTTATTAGGGGAGATAGAAGTGAGATGCAACAATTGTTGAAGatgttggatgataacaaatacgTGTCGCGGTACAGAACTTGCGACAATGGGGTTACGGTCcaagatattttttggactcatccggatTCGATAAAGTTGTTTAACACTTTCCTGACAGTGCTCCTTCTTAATTCTACCTACAAGACAAACAATTATCGACTTCTGTTATTTGAGATGGTAGGTGTTACATCTATCGATAAGACATACGTTGTTGGTTTTGCTTCTTTAGAGTGCgaaaaagaggataattttagGTGGGCATTAGAGTTATGTCGGTCACTTTTGAAGGAATAA